In Pseudothermotoga hypogea DSM 11164 = NBRC 106472, the following are encoded in one genomic region:
- a CDS encoding extracellular solute-binding protein, with the protein MRRLCGAVLLIVATVLLAQLNIPIKVTLTMMVAGDQNMVDFFQYEIAPEFEKLYPNVKVKVVGTGPGDAGSQQIIQQLQLEKDSGKDKWAIDLVVIHEAGTIWGIERGLIRPYTDFLTTRRLVTMKTAEVALGVNVDGYVMPMFHSQTAIAYNPRFVKDPPKSYAELVEWVKKNPKKFGYNGIKGGMSGVSFVFGWVYWKSKNPDVLMNGPFDEKYMEDWPQIYAELKEFNKYVTLTAGNAGTLDALNRGEIWMGPVWVDMFYTWIREGRMDPNIRLILPEPGMPGQPMYFAIPTKAANADYALKLIEFVTSPAVHAKYIVDKFNWYPAIGVEYVTPHLGKEVFERLYRDIKEADLLKFGKRMPIADYRTRMLEAYERWVEK; encoded by the coding sequence ATGAGAAGGTTGTGCGGCGCAGTGCTGTTGATCGTGGCCACAGTGCTGCTTGCCCAGCTAAACATTCCGATCAAAGTCACACTCACGATGATGGTCGCAGGAGATCAAAACATGGTCGATTTCTTCCAGTACGAGATCGCTCCGGAGTTCGAGAAGCTGTACCCGAACGTCAAGGTCAAGGTCGTTGGTACCGGACCGGGTGATGCGGGCTCTCAACAGATCATTCAGCAACTCCAGCTTGAAAAGGACTCCGGAAAGGACAAATGGGCCATCGATTTGGTCGTGATTCACGAAGCTGGAACGATCTGGGGAATCGAACGCGGTCTCATAAGGCCGTACACGGACTTTTTGACGACCAGAAGACTTGTCACGATGAAAACGGCTGAGGTTGCGCTCGGTGTGAACGTCGACGGTTATGTCATGCCAATGTTCCACAGTCAGACGGCCATAGCGTACAACCCGAGATTCGTTAAGGATCCTCCGAAAAGTTACGCAGAGCTCGTCGAGTGGGTGAAGAAGAACCCGAAGAAGTTCGGTTACAACGGTATCAAGGGCGGTATGTCTGGCGTGTCGTTCGTCTTTGGATGGGTTTACTGGAAGTCTAAGAATCCCGATGTACTCATGAACGGACCATTCGATGAGAAGTACATGGAAGACTGGCCACAGATTTACGCCGAGCTCAAGGAATTCAACAAGTACGTCACGCTGACTGCAGGGAACGCCGGTACACTCGACGCCCTGAACAGAGGAGAAATCTGGATGGGTCCAGTGTGGGTCGACATGTTCTACACCTGGATAAGGGAAGGAAGGATGGATCCAAACATCAGGTTGATCCTGCCAGAACCAGGTATGCCGGGCCAGCCGATGTATTTCGCAATACCTACAAAGGCGGCCAACGCTGACTACGCGCTGAAGTTGATAGAATTCGTTACGTCTCCGGCCGTGCATGCAAAGTACATCGTCGACAAGTTCAACTGGTACCCAGCGATCGGTGTAGAATACGTGACACCCCATCTCGGTAAGGAAGTTTTCGAAAGGCTCTACAGGGATATCAAAGAAGCAGACCTACTCAAGTTTGGAAAGCGAATGCCGATAGCCGATTACAGAACGAGGATGCTTGAAGCTTACGAACGATGGGTTGAGAAATGA
- the iolO gene encoding 5-keto-L-gluconate epimerase, with translation MRLSLVVSTSDAAFDALAFKGDLMKGVKMAKQIGYDAVEIAIRDPSTVDVEELKELLYELRMPVAAIGTGQAYLADGLSITAQDVSVRNRAMERLKSHIDFASIFNAKVIIGLVRGKRDKRALDEVLELFVESLKELADYAEKKGVELVIEPLNRYETDFLNTLEEVKSVLESLNRKNAGILADTFHMNIEEVSIEESITKCGKWIKHFHVADSNRWAPGAGHLNFASILKALHDTGYDGFVSVECLPLPGGSEASARLAFKTLQSILKEF, from the coding sequence ATGAGACTTTCACTCGTTGTGAGCACTTCGGATGCGGCTTTTGATGCACTCGCTTTCAAGGGAGATCTGATGAAGGGTGTGAAGATGGCGAAGCAGATCGGCTACGATGCGGTTGAGATCGCCATAAGGGATCCGAGCACCGTGGATGTGGAAGAACTGAAGGAACTGCTTTATGAACTTCGCATGCCTGTTGCTGCAATCGGTACTGGACAGGCGTATCTTGCGGATGGTTTGAGCATCACGGCGCAGGACGTTTCGGTTCGAAACCGTGCGATGGAGAGGCTGAAGAGTCACATCGATTTCGCTTCGATCTTTAATGCGAAAGTGATCATCGGGCTCGTACGTGGAAAGAGAGATAAGCGAGCTCTGGATGAGGTACTCGAACTGTTCGTCGAAAGCCTGAAGGAACTCGCCGATTATGCAGAAAAGAAGGGTGTCGAGCTGGTGATCGAACCTTTGAACAGGTACGAGACGGATTTTCTCAACACACTCGAGGAAGTGAAGTCTGTGCTCGAGTCACTGAATAGAAAGAACGCCGGAATCTTAGCAGACACTTTCCACATGAATATAGAAGAAGTCAGCATCGAAGAGAGCATAACAAAGTGTGGAAAATGGATCAAACACTTCCATGTCGCAGACAGCAACAGGTGGGCACCGGGCGCGGGACATTTGAATTTCGCATCGATACTGAAAGCGTTGCACGACACTGGTTACGATGGCTTTGTTTCGGTGGAATGTTTACCACTACCGGGAGGATCAGAAGCCTCGGCAAGGTTGGCTTTCAAGACTTTGCAAAGCATTTTGAAGGAATTTTGA
- a CDS encoding Cof-type HAD-IIB family hydrolase: MKLLVFDLDGTLLERDGTLDVRTAELLKRLESVGIRSTIATGRSLKSAMNFVESLSITVPVILFNGARIFDPTNKNYLYSKLLPGHVVEKVVSQCRNFNVAIFFFIDEDVYAMNVSLHATNYIFRDGLSYHPIDDLSQLHTARVTKLVFTGPSSELNRLELLFKFDHSLEMNATRSEEDLLEVLPAGVGKAEAVKWLCTFLRIDLKEVVAFGNGENDSQMLRTAGLGVSFAFAPETVKKCAKVLLHNCGYLGLKEFVEKCAEKVVFS; this comes from the coding sequence ATGAAACTGCTCGTTTTCGATCTGGATGGAACGCTTTTGGAAAGAGACGGAACGCTCGACGTGAGAACAGCCGAACTGCTCAAACGGCTTGAAAGCGTTGGCATTCGCAGTACAATCGCCACAGGCCGCTCGTTGAAGAGCGCCATGAATTTCGTCGAATCCCTCTCGATCACGGTGCCAGTAATACTGTTCAATGGTGCGCGCATCTTTGATCCGACGAATAAGAATTATCTGTATTCGAAGCTCTTGCCGGGCCACGTGGTCGAGAAAGTTGTTTCGCAATGCAGGAATTTCAACGTTGCTATCTTCTTTTTCATCGACGAAGATGTTTATGCGATGAACGTTTCTCTGCATGCAACCAACTACATCTTTCGAGATGGGCTCAGCTACCATCCGATCGATGATCTCTCACAGTTGCACACTGCGAGGGTCACGAAACTGGTCTTCACAGGTCCGAGTTCTGAACTGAACAGACTGGAGCTACTTTTCAAGTTCGATCACAGTCTGGAAATGAACGCGACGAGATCAGAAGAAGATCTTCTCGAAGTTCTCCCCGCCGGCGTGGGCAAAGCAGAAGCAGTGAAATGGCTTTGCACGTTCTTGCGGATCGACTTGAAAGAAGTCGTCGCCTTTGGCAACGGTGAGAACGACTCACAGATGTTAAGAACTGCAGGGCTCGGCGTGAGTTTTGCTTTTGCTCCGGAAACTGTGAAGAAGTGTGCAAAGGTGCTTCTGCATAACTGTGGATACCTTGGCCTGAAAGAGTTCGTCGAAAAATGTGCCGAGAAGGTGGTGTTCTCATGA